A genomic region of Arachis stenosperma cultivar V10309 chromosome 9, arast.V10309.gnm1.PFL2, whole genome shotgun sequence contains the following coding sequences:
- the LOC130947859 gene encoding zinc finger protein CONSTANS-LIKE 16-like, with product MKGSSSGALGAKTARACDSCLRVRARWFCAADDAFLCHGCDNLVHSANQLASRHERVRLQTSSSSAKITTTAWHSGFTRKARTPRHHNKSTFLMQQQQDAEKEEEAVFNNYQGSVFLDPVVPDLGSEDIYESEEQILCRVPVFHPFDDDSVLCSVHNNEIMKKKKKKMKKMKNDDGEEEGEGEVPCTFGLENFSDLADVENLLHIEDDSTMIKVKDELQVTNDDDDCNLESILDWNIDTSDQSMMMAVVEHDQEEEENNNKVEIIKKEKFLRLNYEEVISAWASQGSPWTTGNPPNFNFDDCWPHYMGSSGGVDNNVAWCDGEEVRNMRWHQIGGVDDGGREARVSRYREKRRTRLFAKKIRYEVRKLNAEKRPRMKGRFVKRTSSSSSSFVEGAITTT from the exons ATGAAAGGTTCAAGTAGTGGTGCATTGGGAGCAAAAACAGCAAGAGCGTGTGATAGCTGCCTAAGAGTAAGAGCAAGGTGGTTCTGTGCGGCAGATGATGCTTTCCTCTGCCATGGCTGCGATAACTTGGTTCACTCGGCCAACCAGTTAGCCAGCCGCCATGAAAGGGTTAGGCTCCAAACTTCATCTTCCTCCGCCAAGATAACAACAACTGCATGGCATAGTGGCTTCACGCGCAAGGCAAGAACCCCGCGTCATCACAACAAGAGCACTTTCTTGATGCAGCAGCAACAAGATgctgagaaagaagaagaagcggttTTCAATAACTACCAGGGTTCCGTGTTTCTGGATCCTGTTGTGCCAGATCTTGGAAGCGAAGATATTTATGAGAGTGAGGAGCAGATTCTGTGCCGCGTGCCGGTGTTTCACCCTTTTGATGATGATTCTGTGCTTTGTAGTGTGCACAATAATGaaataatgaagaagaaaaagaagaagatgaagaagatgaagaatgatgatggtgaagaagaaggagaaggtgAAGTACCGTGCACGTTTGGATTGGAGAATTTCTCTGATCTTGCTGATGTAGAAAACTTGCTCCATATTGAGGATGATTCAACCATGATTAAGGTTAAGGATGAATTACAAGTTactaatgatgatgatgattgtaATCTGGAGTCCATTCTTGATTGGAATATTGACACGTCAGATCAATCAATGATGATGGCAGTAGTAGAACATGATCAAGAAGAGgaggaaaataataataaagtggAAATAATAAAGAAAGAGAAGTTTTTGAGGCTAAATTATGAAGAGGTTATTTCTGCTTGGGCAAGTCAAGGATCTCCATGGACTACAGGAAATCCACCTAACTTCAACTTTGATGATTGTTGGCCCCATTACATG GGTTCAAGTGGTGGCGTGGATAATAATGTTGCATGGTGTGATGGGGAGGAAGTAAGAAACATGAGATGGCATCAAATAGGGGGAGTTGATGATGGGGGGAGAGAAGCAAGAGTATCAAGGTACCGAGAAAAGAGAAGAACGCGTTTGTTTGCAAAGAAGATAAGGTATGAAGTGAGGAAGCTCAATGCTGAGAAGAGACCAAGAATGAAGGGTCGTTTTGTGAAGAGgacatcttcatcatcatcatcctttgTTGAAGGAGCCATTACTACTActtaa